The following are encoded together in the Kwoniella europaea PYCC6329 chromosome 1, complete sequence genome:
- a CDS encoding spermidine synthase, translating to MALTHPNVVDGWFREINPQWPGQAMTLKVKQILHTEKSLFQDVLVFESETYGNVLVLDGVIQCTERDEFSYQEMIAHLPLASHPNPENVLVIGGGDGGVIREVLKHKSVKKVTLCDIDEAVIRVSKEWLPIMSQCYKDPRVEVHIGDGFKFLPEHKNEYDAIITDSSDPVGPAEALFKAPYFQLLKEALKEDGHISTQAECLWIHLPLIKELKETCKKLFPVVKYGYTTIPTYPAGQIGIMVCSKDGSRDVTVPLRAVPDTKYYNSDVHRAAFTIPEFGRAMLEDGINVMPKFSGVRPGPASNQTTKKKVLLLGSGLVAPPAAEYITKHNHELTVACRTFATAEALCANLPNATPMSVDVGSPDALRQAIKGHDVVVSLVPYTYHASVMEAALEEKAHVVTTSYVNPQMKALHQKFVDAGLICFNEIGVDPGVDHLWAIKTIDEVHKAGGKIKSFYSFCGGLPEPAASDNALGYKFSWSPVGVLMALNNDGRFYKDGQIADVAGKDLMASAKPYYFTPAYNLVAYPNRDSSVFKEFYGLKDVENLVRGTMRYAGFCEVITAWKEMGLLDDTPRDDLAKDAAPVTWLELIAKSIGVDAKETAVIEKLRSLKSFEKDAKILIGKFRGLGLFSSEKVTPRGSIMRTLSALLEEKCQFQPGEVDIVLLQHTFEIVNADGTEQTITSTLEAYGDRNGGHSAMARLVGVPCGVAVQFILEGVLTTPGVLQPYDEPTCKLFRDRLEKEENITMIEKVI from the exons ATGGCTCTCACTCACCCCAACGTTGTTG ACGGCTGGTTCAGAGAGATCAACCCACAATGGCCAG GTCAGGCTATGACTCTCAA GGTCAAGCAAATATTGCACACTGAaaaatctctcttccaa GACGTCCTCGTCTTTGAATCCGAGACTTACGGTAACGTCCTTGTTCTTGACGGTGTCATCCAGTGTACCGAACGAGATGAATTCTC CTACCAAGAAATGATTGCCCACCTTCCTTTAGCATCTCACCCTAACCCAGAGAACGTATTGGTcattggtggtggtgacGGTGGTGTCATCCGAGAAGTCCTCAAGCACAAATCAGTGAAGAAGGTCACCCTTtgtgatatcgatgag GCCGTCATCAGGGTATCCAAAGAATGGCTTCCTATTATGTCTCAGTGTTACAAAGACCCTCGAGTCGAAGTTCACATTGGTGATGGTTTCAAGTTCCTCCCCGAACACAAGAACGAATACGATGCCATTATCACTGACTCCTCTGACCCCGTCGGTCCCGCCGAAGCTCTCTTCAAAGCTCCATACTTCCAACTCCTCAAAGAAGCTCTTAAGGAGGACGGTCACATCTCCACCCAGGCCGAGTGTTTGTGGATCCACCTTCCATTGATCAAAGAACTCAAGGAAACCTGCAAGAAGCTCTTCCCAGTTGTCAAATACGGTTACACCACTATCCCAACCTACCCTGCTGGTCAGATCGGTATCATGGTCTGCTCAAAAGACGGTAGCAGAGATGTCACTGTTCCCCTCCGAGCTGTCCCAGACACCAAGTACTACAACTCTGATGTTCACCGAGCTGCCTTCACCATCCCTGAATTCGGTCGAGCCATGCTCGAAGATGGTATCAACGTTATGCCTAAATTCTCAGGTGTCCGACCAGGTCCCGCTTCCAACCAAAccaccaagaagaaggtccTCCTCCTTGGTTCAGGTCTCGTCGCTCCTCCCGCTGCCGAGTACATCACCAAACACAACCACGAGCTTACTGTCGCTTGTCGAACCTTCGCTACTGCCGAAGCCCTCTGTGCCAACCTTCCTAACGCTACTCCCATGTCAGTCGATGTCGGTTCTCCCGATGCTTTGAGACAAGCCATCAAAGGTCACGATGTCGTTGTATCCCTCGTTCCCTACACCTACCACGCCTCAGTCATGGAGGCTGCTCTCGAAGAGAAGGCCCACGTCGTCACCACTTCGTATGTCAACCCTCAAATGAAGGCTCTTCACCAAAAATTCGTTGATGCCGGTTTGATCTGTTTCAACGAGATCGGTGTTGACCCTGGAGTCGACCACCTTTGGGCTATCAAGACCATTGACGAGGTTCACAAGGCCGGCGGTAAGATCAAGAGCTTCTACTCTTTCTGTGGTGGTCTCCCTGAACCTGCCGCCTCGGACAATGCCCTCGGTTACAAGTTCTCTTGGTCCCCTGTCGGAGTACTCATGGCCCTCAACAACGACGGTCGATTCTACAAGGATGGACAGATCGCCGACGTTGCCGGTAAAGACCTCAT GGCCTCCGCCAAACCATACTACTTCACTCCCGCTTACAACCTCGTTGCCTACCCTAACCGAGACTCATCCGTCTTCAAGGAATTCTACGGTCTCAAGGATGTTGAGAACTTGGTTCGAGGAACTATGCGATACGCTGGTTTCTGCGAAGTCATCACCGCCTGGAAGGAGATGGGTCTTTTGGACGATACTCCTCGAGATGATCTCGCTAAGGATGCTGCTCCTGTTACATGGCTTGAGTTGATCGCTAAATCCATCGGTGTTGATGCTAAAGAAAC TGCCGTCATTGAAAAGCTCAGATCACTCAAATCATTCGAGAAAGACGCCAAGATCCTCATTGGTAAATTCCGAGGACTCGGTCTTTTCTCTTCTGAGAAGGTCACTCCCAGAGGTTCGATCATGAGAACCCTCTCTGCTCTCCTCGAAGAGAAATGTCAATTCCAACCTGGAGAAGTGGACATTGTCTTGCTCCAACACACCTTCGAGATCGTCAATGCTGACGGTACTGAG CAAACTATCACTTCTACCCTTGAGGCTTACGGTGATAGAAATGGTGGTCACTCCGCTATGGCCCGACTTGTCGGT GTTCCATGTGGTGTTGCTGTGCAATTCATCCTTGAAGGTGTCCTTACCACCCCTGGTGTCCTCCAACCCTACGACGAACCT ACATGTAAATTGTTCAGAGACAGACTCGAAAAGGAGGAGAACATCACTATGATCGAGAAGGTCATTTAA
- a CDS encoding lipoyl(octanoyl) transferase produces the protein MVSRSFTRLLNPSTFRQVSLSSSSCATPSSSLPPLRYHIFREPLPYPVGLKLQNDIIDVRLKAKKDDPAGSRGKGDVVLMLEHTPTYTTGRRDNSPNPNELHPEERKVQNVGANFYITKRGGQVTYHGPGQLVGYPILDLNVMETPTRCYVEYLQAMLGEYARDDLGIQGVLAPHPEGHVGVFSSPTEKFASIGIHLSHRITSHGFAMNITPQPIKWFDLVMACGLADVKATSLHQLIPPSSKGGLPSVKDVAESLIPKFGELFSRGIIPLSHDLQEEGAEVKQIYELVQKAEEDAKIVNEKQGGWPDEPDLSKRE, from the exons ATGGTATCGAGATCTTTCACTCGTCTATTGAACCCTTCCACCTTCCGACAAGTCTCACTATCATCCTCGTCGTGCGCAactccctcttcatccttacCTCCACTCCGATATCACATCTTCAGAGAACCACTACCATACCCTGTGGGGTTGAAATTGCAGAATGATATCATAGATGTAAGGctgaaagcgaagaaggatgatccAGCTGGAAGTAGAGGGAAAGGTGATGTGGTTTTGATGcttg AACATACACCGACATACACAACTGGAAGACGAGACAATTCACCAAATCCCAACGAACTACACCCAGAGGAGAGAAAAGTACAGAATGTAGGAGCGAATTTTTACATTACCAAGAGAGGTGGTCAGGTCACGTATCATGGTCCAGGTCAATTGGTTGGGTATCCAATATTGGATTTGAACGtcatggag ACACCTACAAGATGTTATGTCGAATACCTCCAGGCGATGTTAGGAGAGTACGCGAGGGATGATCTGGGTATTCAAGGTGTATTGGCTCCTCATCCTGAAGGTCATGTAGGAGTATTCTCATCACCTACTGAGAAA TTCGCATCGATAGGTATACACCTCTCTCATCGAATAACATCCCACGGGTTCGCCATGAACATAACACCCCAGCCTATCAAATGGTTTGACCTGGTGATGGCGTGCGGTCTAGCAGACGTCAAAGCCACCTCATTACATCAACTCATCCCACCTTCGAGTAAGGGAGGTTTACCAAGTGTGAAAGACGTGGCCGAAAGTCTGATACCGAAATTTGGCGAGTTGTTCTCAAGGGGGATCATACCCCTTTCGCATGACTTGCAGGAGGAAGGAGCAGAGGTCAAGCAGATATACGAGCTGGTACAGAAAGCGGAGGAGGATGCGAAGATTGTGAATGAAAAACAGGGAGGTTGGCCAGATGAACCTGATCTGTCGAAGAGGGAATAG
- a CDS encoding DNA replication complex GINS protein PSF1, with protein MYGDLALQLVTSSHRSTLSTTPQLPLPKYALPLILSICLETRQLGQSITSAAEQHGQVSLSQDRSLVCNLTVQHLSARRNKRCLLAYLSTRVGGIKERWWDSGGSLAYLLSPSSSSNTNNSDPSAINSSESESSGDLRNNLSPQELDFLRGYNNLMIDYKSDFLDVLDLTSSIDRPPSELMVDVRVLKDAGEVVLEGGEKLDFRKGERFRLNRSNVERLIVQGYLEEV; from the coding sequence ATGTACGGCGACCTAGCTCTCCAGCTCGTCACATCCTCACATCGATCCACACTCTCCACCACCCCTCAACTACCATTACCGAAGTACGCTCTACCCCTAATCCTCTCGATATGTCTAGAGACCCGTCAGTTAGGTCAATCCATCACCTCTGCAGCCGAGCAACATGGTCAAGTGTCTTTATCTCAAGATCGATCGTTGGTCTGTAATCTCACGGTACAACATCTTTCCGCTAGAAGGAATAAGCGATGTCTGTTAGCGTATCTGTCAACGAGGGTAGGAGGTATAAAAGAGAGATGGTGGGATTCAGGTGGAAGTTTAGCTTATCtcctttccccttcttcttcttcgaacaCGAATAACTCGGACCCATCAGCTATCAACAgttctgaatctgaatcatcAGGAGATCTAAGGAACAATTTGAGTCCGCAAGAATTAGATTTCCTAAGAGGCTATAACAACCTGATGATTGATTATAAATCCGATTTCCTAGATGTTTTAGATCTTACTTCCTCGATAGACAGACCACCTTCGGAATTAATGGTGGATGTTAGAGTACTGAAAGATGCTGGAGAGGTTGttttggaaggtggtgaaaaGCTTGATTTTaggaaaggagagagatTTAGGTTGAACAGGAGTAATGTGGAGAGATTGAT